The proteins below are encoded in one region of Macrococcus armenti:
- the resA gene encoding thiol-disulfide oxidoreductase ResA yields the protein MAKAQKRWIQYIIMLLILVAIGFILYVSVFKDGEKVVKIGDKAPLFELKTLDGDKVALKDYKGKGVILNFWGTWCKPCKEEMPDLNRMHKLYESKGVEVLTVHVKDSPQQVKQFFSELPEEVNLKVALDGSNDVMKAYNANDLPNTYVIDANGVIKAHHKGQMSQAEIKKYMELVQP from the coding sequence ATGGCGAAAGCACAAAAAAGGTGGATACAGTACATTATAATGTTGCTTATTCTAGTTGCGATTGGCTTTATATTATATGTAAGTGTATTTAAAGATGGCGAAAAAGTTGTGAAAATAGGTGACAAAGCACCATTATTTGAATTGAAGACGCTAGATGGTGATAAAGTAGCACTTAAAGATTATAAAGGGAAAGGTGTCATTCTAAATTTCTGGGGAACATGGTGTAAACCTTGTAAAGAAGAGATGCCAGACTTAAATCGTATGCATAAATTATATGAATCTAAAGGCGTTGAAGTGCTCACAGTTCATGTAAAGGATTCGCCACAACAAGTGAAACAATTTTTTAGCGAGTTACCTGAAGAAGTTAATCTTAAGGTGGCTTTAGATGGATCGAATGACGTGATGAAAGCATATAATGCTAATGATTTACCGAATACATATGTAATCGACGCAAATGGTGTTATAAAGGCGCATCATAAAGGGCAGATGTCTCAGGCAGAAATAAAAAAATATATGGA